One segment of Carya illinoinensis cultivar Pawnee chromosome 13, C.illinoinensisPawnee_v1, whole genome shotgun sequence DNA contains the following:
- the LOC122290984 gene encoding TMV resistance protein N-like encodes MATQRASTSTSKDIQNRERALLSCSEKDENIRNSSSSSSTTPRWKHDVFLSFCGKDTRKSFTDHLYVGLKRKGILVFKDGETLKRGEFISKELLKAIRESIYTIIIISQNYASSKWCLMELAAIVEWAEKTELTILPIFYHVNPTDVRNLTGSFEKAFTAHENNPKVGIKKIQKWKNAFREVGNIAGWDLHDR; translated from the coding sequence ATGGCCACTCAAAGAGCCTCTACATCTACTTCCAAAGATAttcaaaacagagagagagccCTTTTATCTTGTTcagaaaaagatgaaaatatcAGAAACTCTTCGTCatcatcttccacaacacctcGATGGAAGCACGATGTTTTCCTTAGTTTCTGTGGCAAAGACACTCGTAAGAGTTTTACGGATCATCTATATGTTGGTTTAAAACGGAAAGGTATTCTCGTCTTTAAGGATGGTGAAACACTCAAGCGAGGAGAATTCATTTCTAAAGAGCTTTTGAAAGCAATTCGAGAATCTATATACACAATCATCATTATTTCACAAAACTATGCATCATCCAAATGGTGCCTCATGGAACTTGCTGCGATCGTTGAATGGGCTGAAAAGACGGAGCTCACAATTTTGCCCATTTTCTATCACGTGAATCCTACTGATGTAAGAAATCTGACAGGGTCTTTTGAAAAAGCTTTCACTGCCCATGAAAACAACCCCAAGGTTGGCATCAAGAAGATACAGAAGTGGAAAAATGCTTTCCGAGAAGTCGGCAATATCGCCGGATGGGATTTACATGACAGGTAA
- the LOC122292667 gene encoding disease resistance protein RPV1-like: MNSRVEEMLNLLDMESNDVRFIGIHGMGGVGKTTLAEIIYDRISCQFEGSSFISCIREESRARGLASLQKQLLSMIMQEEIYIWDHHQGIKVIRSSLHNKKAFIVLDDVDSEKQLMALSGSHDWFGPGSRVIITCRDSHLLKTHEVNDIYKVEQLETTEALQLFSLSAFKHTHPRENYKDISMDFVNYAQGLPLALKFLGSFLFGRTIDAWKSARDQLEAIPNKEIMNILQISFEGLEDLQKELFLDMACLFRGHWLDNKFLQTLESFGYYPGVNIDILIDKSLVRFSNGMLFMHDLLQKMGQEIVRRECLVEPGRRSRLCHHKDVFHVLKNNTGTDAIEGIVLDFCPETKDRFNTKAFSKMRKLRFLKIHHSPTIEWRGDPLEFMPTYELRFLDWFGYPWKSLPSSFQPKTLTVLSMPCSHIKQLWKGLMVSFSLI, translated from the exons ATGAACTCCCGTGTAGAAGAAATGTTGAACTTATTGGATATGGAATCGAATGATGTTCGCTTCATAGGAATTCATGGGATGGGTGGTGTTGGTAAGACAACTCTCGCCGAAATAATTTATGATAGAATTTCTTGTCAGTTTGAAGGAAGCAGCTTTATTTCTTGTATTAGAGAAGAATCTAGAGCTCGTGGTTTAGCTTCTTTACAAAAACAACTTCTTTCTATGATCATGcaagaagaaatatatatatgggatCATCACCAGGGAATCAAGGTGATAAGGAGTAGTTTGCATAATAAAAAGGCTTTTATTGTCCTCGATGATGTGGATAGTGAAAAGCAATTAATGGCACTATCAGGGAGTCATGATTGGTTTGGTCCAGGGAGTAGGGTGATTATAACATGCAGAGATAGTCATCTGTTGAAAACACATGAAGTGAATGACATCTATAAGGTTGAGCAGCTTGAAACTACTGAAGCTTTGCAACTCTTTAGTTTGTCAGCCTTCAAGCACACCCATCCAAGGGAGAATTACAAGGatatatctatggactttgtgaATTATGCTCAAGGCCTTCCTTTAGCTCTAAAATTTTTAGGTTCCTTCTTATTTGGGAGAACAATAGATGCCTGGAAAAGTGCTAGGGATCAACTAGAAGCAATTCCTAATAAAGAAATTATGAATATACTTCAAATAAGTTTTGAGGGGTTGGAGGATTTGCAAAAAGAGTTGTTCTTGGATATGGCATGTTTGTTTCGAGGACACTGGCTAGATAACAAGTTTTTGCAGACATTAGAAAGTTTTGGTTATTATCCTGGCGTCAACATTGACATTCTCATTGACAAATCCCTCGTAAGATTCTCAAATGGAATGTTGTTCATGCATGATTTGCTACAAAAAATGGGCCAGGAAATAGTTCGTCGTGAATGCCTTGTTGAACCTGGACGACGTAGTAGATTGTGTCATCACAAGGATGTCTTTCATGTATTGAAGAATAACACT GGAACTGATGCAATTGAAGGCATAGTCCTGGACTTTTGTCCTGAAACGAAAGATAGATTCAACACCAAAGCATTCTCAAAGATGAGGAAGTTGAGATTTCTTAAAATCCATCATTCTCCAACTATAGAATGGCGTGGAGATCCTTTAGAATTCATGCCAACCTATGAGTTGCGATTCCTAGATTGGTTTGGATATCCTTGGAAATCCTTGCCAAGCAGTTTCCAACCAAAAACTCTTACTGTACTAAGCATGCCTTGTAGCCACATCAAACAACTATGGAAGGGGTTGATGGTAAGTTTTTCACTTATATAA